One stretch of Tepidibacter hydrothermalis DNA includes these proteins:
- a CDS encoding stage III sporulation protein AB has product MVKIVLIIFILICFFLLGEELYRSFKKKYSDISDLVKVLEVLNMQLEFGLYTLEEVFEKIGNKKEFNISYFFEALSIKLKENNKSLDDIVNESIPIINQKTNLSISEIEEIINLINNLGKSDYYSQKRIIDLAIENLKKNEKEAFLEIKTKGILYKKLSLTMGFLLVIIFL; this is encoded by the coding sequence TTGGTTAAAATAGTGCTTATTATATTTATACTAATATGCTTTTTCTTATTAGGAGAAGAACTTTACAGGTCGTTTAAAAAAAAATACAGCGACATATCAGATCTTGTAAAAGTACTTGAAGTTTTGAATATGCAACTTGAATTTGGTTTGTATACATTGGAGGAAGTATTTGAAAAGATAGGTAATAAAAAAGAGTTCAATATAAGCTATTTTTTTGAAGCGTTAAGTATAAAACTTAAAGAAAACAATAAAAGCTTAGATGATATAGTTAACGAATCAATTCCCATAATAAATCAAAAAACGAATCTTAGTATAAGTGAAATAGAGGAAATAATCAATTTAATAAACAACCTTGGAAAAAGTGATTATTATTCACAAAAAAGAATAATAGATCTTGCTATTGAGAATCTGAAAAAAAATGAAAAAGAAGCATTTCTAGAAATTAAAACAAAAGGTATATTGTATAAAAAACTTAGCTTAACCATGGGTTTTTTACTTGTGATTATATTTTTATAG
- the fabF gene encoding beta-ketoacyl-ACP synthase II, with product MKRRVVVTGIGCVTPIGTGTDIFWNNIKNGVCGIDEITRFDTTDFVTKIAGEVKDFNASDFMDKKEAKRMDRFTQYAVAASKMAMEDSNIDTDNIDKNRFGVIVGSGIGGIETLEEQHKRLLEKGPKRVSPFFVPMMITNMAAGQISIMCGAKGPNTSVVTACASSTHAIGDAFKAIQRGDAEIMISGGAESPITPLAVAGFCTMKAMSTRNDDPKTASRPFDKDRDGFVMGEGSGMLVLEELEHALARNAKIYAELVGYGLTADAYHMTAPAEGGEGAARAMEMAINDAGLKIEDVDYINAHGTSTPLNDKNESLAIKSLFKDHAYDLAVSSTKSMTGHLLGAAGAVEAIICSLAINEGYLPPTMNMENQDPELDLDYVVGKGRQKDIKCALTNSLGFGGHNGTLAFKKYE from the coding sequence ATGAAAAGAAGAGTTGTGGTTACGGGTATAGGATGTGTAACTCCTATTGGAACAGGAACAGATATATTCTGGAACAATATTAAAAATGGAGTTTGTGGAATAGATGAAATAACTAGATTTGACACTACTGATTTTGTAACTAAGATAGCAGGAGAGGTTAAAGATTTTAACGCTTCTGATTTTATGGATAAAAAGGAAGCTAAAAGGATGGATAGATTCACTCAATATGCAGTGGCTGCATCTAAGATGGCTATGGAAGACTCAAATATTGATACAGATAATATAGATAAAAATAGATTTGGAGTTATAGTAGGATCAGGAATAGGTGGAATAGAGACACTAGAAGAACAACACAAAAGATTGTTAGAAAAAGGACCAAAAAGAGTAAGTCCATTCTTTGTACCTATGATGATAACTAATATGGCTGCAGGACAAATATCTATAATGTGTGGAGCTAAGGGACCTAATACAAGTGTTGTTACTGCTTGTGCATCGTCTACTCATGCTATAGGAGATGCTTTTAAAGCTATCCAAAGAGGAGATGCTGAAATTATGATCTCAGGAGGAGCAGAAAGTCCTATAACTCCGCTTGCTGTTGCTGGATTCTGTACAATGAAGGCAATGTCAACTAGAAATGATGATCCAAAAACTGCATCAAGACCATTTGACAAAGACAGAGATGGATTTGTAATGGGAGAAGGATCAGGTATGCTAGTATTAGAAGAACTAGAGCATGCTTTAGCTAGAAATGCAAAAATATATGCTGAGTTGGTTGGTTATGGATTAACAGCAGATGCATATCATATGACAGCTCCTGCAGAAGGTGGAGAAGGCGCTGCTAGAGCTATGGAAATGGCAATAAATGATGCAGGACTAAAAATAGAGGATGTAGATTACATAAATGCTCATGGAACTAGTACTCCTCTTAATGATAAAAATGAAAGTTTAGCTATTAAATCTTTATTTAAGGATCATGCGTATGATTTAGCTGTATCATCAACTAAGTCTATGACAGGACACTTATTAGGAGCAGCTGGAGCAGTTGAAGCTATAATATGTTCTTTAGCTATAAACGAAGGATACTTGCCTCCTACTATGAATATGGAAAATCAAGATCCAGAACTTGATCTTGACTATGTTGTAGGAAAAGGAAGACAAAAAGATATTAAATGTGCTCTTACTAATTCATTAGGATTTGGTGGACACAATGGAACACTTGCATTTAAAAAATATGAATAA
- the fapR gene encoding transcription factor FapR, with protein MKRKGKQERQTELSKMLKKDPFYTDEELSDYFGVSIQTIRLDRLKLGIPELRERVKIVAENNINKVKTIGSKEIVGEIIDLDVGSLGISILETTDHMVYSKTNIVKGHFVFAQAESLAMAVVDAPVVLMGVANIKNINPIKANDRLIAKAEVIRVRDKKHYVHVKINNKNHEQVFRGKFIFDEIN; from the coding sequence GTGAAAAGAAAAGGCAAACAAGAAAGACAGACAGAACTTTCCAAGATGTTAAAAAAAGACCCTTTTTATACAGATGAAGAATTATCGGATTATTTTGGTGTTAGTATACAGACTATAAGATTGGATAGACTTAAACTTGGAATACCTGAACTAAGAGAAAGAGTAAAGATTGTTGCTGAAAATAATATAAATAAAGTGAAGACTATAGGAAGCAAGGAAATAGTTGGAGAAATAATAGATTTAGATGTTGGAAGCTTAGGTATTTCAATACTTGAAACGACTGATCATATGGTTTATTCTAAGACTAATATAGTGAAGGGACATTTTGTATTCGCTCAAGCTGAATCACTAGCAATGGCTGTTGTAGATGCACCTGTTGTATTAATGGGAGTTGCTAATATAAAGAATATAAATCCTATAAAAGCAAATGATAGATTAATAGCTAAAGCTGAAGTGATAAGAGTTAGAGATAAAAAACATTATGTACACGTTAAAATAAATAATAAAAATCATGAGCAAGTTTTTAGAGGAAAGTTCATATTCGATGAAATAAATTAA
- the fabD gene encoding ACP S-malonyltransferase, with amino-acid sequence MSKIAFVFPGQGSQYIGMGKDIYENYEISKKIFDKADEVLHMNLKSVMFEGPNEELTKTENTQPAILTLSTALLEVLKDRLDVKFDACAGLSLGEYSALVAADALSFEEAVKLVKKRGKYMQEAVPQGVGTMAAILGLDRDILMSVLDEVSSEGVVEAANFNSPGQIVISGEIKAVEKAASLCKERGAKKAVILNVSAPFHSSMLNKAGENLKKELENIQLNSLKVPVVTNVTGDYVKYDEIKDTLVKQVSSSVLWEDSIERLIEDGFDTFVEIGPGKTLKGFINKISKKLKVKVNIYNVENKDTLEKFVQDIKEAK; translated from the coding sequence ATGAGTAAAATAGCTTTCGTATTCCCAGGTCAAGGATCTCAATACATAGGTATGGGAAAAGATATATATGAAAATTATGAGATTTCAAAAAAAATATTTGATAAAGCTGATGAAGTTTTACATATGAATTTAAAATCAGTAATGTTTGAAGGACCTAATGAGGAACTTACTAAAACTGAAAATACTCAACCGGCAATACTTACTTTAAGTACGGCTTTACTTGAAGTTTTAAAAGATAGACTTGATGTGAAATTTGATGCATGTGCAGGATTATCTTTAGGAGAATATTCTGCTCTTGTTGCAGCGGATGCTCTATCTTTTGAAGAAGCTGTAAAGCTTGTTAAAAAAAGAGGTAAATATATGCAAGAGGCGGTTCCACAAGGTGTAGGAACTATGGCTGCAATACTTGGTCTTGATAGAGATATACTTATGAGTGTGTTGGATGAAGTATCTAGTGAAGGAGTAGTTGAGGCTGCTAACTTTAATAGTCCAGGACAAATAGTAATATCTGGAGAGATAAAAGCTGTAGAAAAAGCAGCTAGTCTTTGTAAAGAAAGAGGAGCTAAAAAAGCTGTTATATTAAATGTAAGTGCACCTTTTCATTCTTCTATGCTAAATAAAGCTGGAGAAAATTTAAAAAAAGAACTTGAAAATATACAATTAAATTCTCTGAAAGTACCTGTTGTAACTAACGTTACTGGAGATTATGTTAAGTATGATGAAATAAAAGATACTTTAGTGAAACAAGTAAGTTCATCTGTATTATGGGAAGATTCAATAGAAAGACTTATAGAAGATGGATTTGATACCTTTGTTGAAATAGGGCCTGGTAAGACTCTTAAAGGGTTTATAAATAAAATATCTAAAAAATTAAAAGTTAAAGTAAATATCTACAATGTAGAAAATAAAGATACTTTAGAAAAATTTGTGCAAGATATTAAGGAGGCTAAGTAA
- the spoIIIAA gene encoding stage III sporulation protein AA, which translates to MNKLSEEIINSLSPKIKRFFIGAEYEFIRNIEEIRLRVNRPLIVNMNNRDYFFDIKANKFCENTQHLYISTREDIEHTFQLICKYSIHSFLDDIKKGFITIKGGHRVGIGGKAILDKDEIKNIKHISSLNIRVSREIKNCSKDVIKYIIKNSNEIYNTLIISPPQCGKTTLIRDLVRNISTGIDEYKFKGIKVAVIDERNEICGSYQGIPQKDVGIRTDVIESCPKDVGIMMVLRSMSPNVIVTDEIGSTKEIESLYSALNGGVSLITSVHGNGIDDIRNRKELNTLLDKELFKRVIVLSCKNGAGTIEQIYDLEEKRWLFIG; encoded by the coding sequence ATGAATAAACTTTCTGAGGAAATTATAAATTCACTAAGTCCAAAAATAAAGCGGTTTTTCATAGGAGCTGAGTATGAATTTATAAGGAATATAGAAGAAATAAGGCTTAGAGTCAATAGACCGTTAATAGTTAACATGAATAACAGGGATTATTTCTTTGATATAAAGGCTAATAAGTTCTGTGAGAACACACAGCATTTATATATAAGCACACGAGAGGATATAGAGCATACCTTTCAGCTTATATGTAAGTATTCTATACATTCCTTTTTGGATGATATTAAAAAGGGATTTATAACAATAAAAGGTGGACATAGGGTAGGTATTGGAGGAAAAGCTATTTTAGATAAAGACGAAATAAAAAATATAAAGCATATATCCTCTTTAAATATAAGGGTATCAAGAGAGATAAAAAATTGTTCAAAAGATGTAATCAAATATATAATCAAAAACTCCAACGAAATATACAACACTTTAATAATATCTCCTCCACAGTGTGGAAAAACAACTCTTATAAGAGATTTGGTTAGAAATATAAGTACAGGTATTGATGAATATAAATTTAAAGGGATAAAGGTTGCAGTTATTGATGAAAGGAACGAAATCTGTGGATCCTATCAAGGAATACCTCAAAAGGATGTAGGAATAAGAACTGATGTAATAGAGTCTTGCCCTAAAGATGTAGGAATAATGATGGTTTTAAGAAGTATGTCTCCAAATGTTATAGTTACAGATGAAATAGGAAGTACTAAAGAAATAGAATCATTATATTCAGCTTTAAATGGAGGGGTATCGCTTATAACATCTGTTCATGGTAATGGAATAGATGACATTAGAAATAGAAAAGAATTAAATACACTTTTAGATAAAGAATTGTTCAAAAGAGTTATTGTACTATCTTGTAAGAATGGAGCAGGTACAATAGAACAAATATACGACTTAGAAGAAAAGAGGTGGTTATTTATTGGTTAA
- the rpmF gene encoding 50S ribosomal protein L32, with product MAVPKRKTSRSKRDSRRAANSKMVATGFVSCPQCHEPKLSHRVCPDCGYYKGKEVVAK from the coding sequence ATGGCAGTACCAAAGCGTAAAACATCAAGATCAAAAAGAGACTCAAGAAGAGCAGCTAACTCAAAAATGGTAGCAACTGGATTCGTAAGTTGCCCACAGTGTCATGAGCCGAAATTATCACATAGAGTATGCCCTGATTGTGGATACTATAAAGGTAAAGAAGTAGTAGCTAAATAA
- the plsX gene encoding phosphate acyltransferase PlsX has protein sequence MKIVVDCMGGDNAPYSTVEGIVEAIKEFNIEVIATGDKNVLEENFRKYEFDKTKLEIIHTSEIILNEDKPVKAIRGKKDSSMVVALNLVKEGKADAIVSAGNTGALLAGGLFVLGRIKGIDRPALCTFLPNKEGMSILLDAGANADCKPRNLLEFGVMGSVYASKILDLESPKVAIVNVGQEEGKGNELTKKSYDLLKTNEDINFIGNVEARDISFGYTDVIVCDGFTGNVVLKVTEGVAMSVFSMLKDTFLTNMKTKIAAMFLKDDLKALKKNLDYSEYGGAPLLGVNGGLIKAHGSSNSKAIKNAIKQGIHFANGNVLNEIKFKIDKLGVDQIE, from the coding sequence ATGAAAATAGTAGTTGATTGTATGGGAGGAGATAATGCTCCTTATTCAACAGTTGAAGGTATAGTAGAGGCTATAAAGGAATTTAATATAGAGGTAATAGCCACAGGAGATAAAAATGTATTAGAAGAAAATTTTAGAAAGTATGAATTTGATAAAACTAAATTGGAGATAATTCACACGAGTGAAATAATATTAAATGAGGATAAACCAGTAAAAGCTATAAGAGGCAAGAAGGATTCCTCTATGGTAGTAGCTCTTAACTTAGTTAAAGAAGGAAAAGCAGATGCTATAGTTTCAGCTGGAAATACTGGTGCGCTTTTAGCAGGAGGACTTTTTGTACTTGGGAGAATAAAGGGTATTGATAGACCTGCACTTTGCACTTTCTTACCAAATAAAGAAGGAATGTCTATATTATTAGATGCTGGGGCGAACGCAGACTGTAAGCCTAGAAACTTATTAGAATTTGGAGTTATGGGATCTGTATATGCAAGCAAAATATTAGATCTTGAAAGTCCTAAGGTTGCAATAGTAAATGTTGGTCAAGAAGAAGGAAAAGGAAACGAGTTAACTAAAAAATCTTATGACTTATTAAAAACTAATGAAGATATAAATTTTATAGGTAATGTAGAAGCTAGGGATATATCTTTTGGCTATACAGATGTAATAGTATGTGATGGATTTACAGGGAATGTAGTTTTAAAGGTTACAGAAGGGGTAGCTATGTCGGTATTTTCTATGTTAAAAGACACATTCTTAACTAATATGAAGACAAAAATAGCAGCTATGTTTTTAAAAGATGATCTTAAAGCATTAAAGAAGAACCTTGACTATAGTGAATATGGAGGAGCACCGCTTCTTGGAGTAAATGGAGGTCTTATAAAAGCACATGGGAGCTCTAATTCTAAAGCTATAAAAAATGCAATAAAGCAAGGGATACATTTTGCAAACGGCAACGTTCTTAATGAAATAAAGTTTAAAATAGATAAATTAGGAGTTGATCAAATTGAATAA
- the fabG gene encoding 3-oxoacyl-[acyl-carrier-protein] reductase: MIDLKGRVALITGGSRGIGKAIATKLASLGADIAINYTSREESALEVKKEIENMGVRCFTVKCDVSNFEDSQNMVNEVINEYGKLDILVNNAGITKDGLLMKMKEEDFDKVISVNLKGVFNCTKAVTRPMMKQKYGKIINMASVVGVMGNAGQSNYCASKAGVIGFTKSTARELASRNITINAIAPGFIESDMTNVLKDEVKAAYESSIPMKKMGKTEDVANVAAFLASDISSYVTGQTINVDGGMVMQ, encoded by the coding sequence ATGATAGATTTAAAAGGTAGAGTTGCGCTTATAACTGGAGGTTCAAGAGGTATAGGAAAAGCAATAGCTACAAAACTTGCTTCATTAGGAGCGGATATAGCTATAAACTATACTTCAAGAGAAGAATCTGCACTTGAAGTTAAGAAAGAAATAGAAAATATGGGAGTAAGATGCTTTACTGTAAAATGCGATGTATCTAATTTTGAAGACTCTCAAAATATGGTTAATGAGGTTATAAATGAATATGGAAAATTAGATATACTAGTAAATAATGCAGGTATAACTAAAGATGGACTTTTAATGAAGATGAAAGAAGAAGATTTTGATAAGGTTATATCTGTAAACTTAAAAGGAGTATTCAATTGTACAAAGGCTGTAACTAGACCTATGATGAAGCAAAAATATGGAAAGATAATAAATATGGCATCTGTAGTTGGTGTTATGGGAAATGCAGGTCAATCAAATTACTGTGCATCTAAGGCTGGGGTTATAGGTTTTACAAAATCAACAGCTAGAGAGCTTGCATCTAGAAATATAACTATAAATGCTATAGCTCCAGGATTTATAGAAAGTGATATGACTAATGTATTAAAAGATGAAGTAAAAGCAGCTTATGAAAGCAGCATACCTATGAAAAAAATGGGTAAAACAGAAGATGTAGCTAATGTAGCAGCTTTCTTAGCAAGTGATATATCTTCATATGTAACAGGTCAGACTATTAATGTCGATGGTGGAATGGTAATGCAGTAA
- a CDS encoding YceD family protein, which yields MMINLSKLIKREIKVLDLNFSEKIDNISYCGKNYRLTSLVGVNGQITNIDGQLYLDCNIKFSVLDSCSRCLKEVEVNIEDDVKAFIVEDEDCVLEDEDTIVCNGDELDFKNIIENTFILNVPERITCDENCKGLCNSCGANLNEEKCNCHNDEEFTDPRFSKLKDFFKND from the coding sequence ATGATGATAAACTTATCTAAATTAATAAAAAGAGAAATAAAAGTTTTAGACTTGAATTTCTCTGAAAAAATTGATAATATTAGTTATTGTGGTAAAAACTACAGATTAACTTCTCTTGTTGGAGTTAATGGGCAAATAACTAATATCGATGGACAACTTTATCTAGATTGTAATATTAAATTCTCTGTTCTAGACTCCTGTAGCAGATGCTTAAAAGAAGTTGAAGTCAACATAGAAGATGATGTTAAAGCTTTTATAGTTGAAGATGAAGATTGTGTTTTAGAAGATGAAGATACTATTGTTTGCAATGGGGACGAATTAGATTTTAAAAATATAATTGAAAATACTTTTATATTAAATGTTCCAGAAAGAATAACATGTGATGAAAACTGTAAAGGTCTTTGTAATTCATGTGGAGCTAATTTAAATGAAGAAAAATGCAATTGTCATAATGACGAAGAATTTACTGATCCCCGTTTTTCTAAATTAAAAGACTTTTTTAAAAATGACTAA
- the acpP gene encoding acyl carrier protein has product MFEKVRDIVADQLGVDNVEEIKLETSLIKDLEADSLDAVEIMMALEDEFEIEIPDEEAEKFTCIGDIVKYIESK; this is encoded by the coding sequence ATGTTTGAAAAAGTGAGAGATATAGTTGCAGATCAATTAGGAGTAGATAATGTGGAGGAGATTAAATTAGAAACTTCTTTAATAAAAGATTTAGAAGCAGATTCATTAGATGCAGTTGAAATAATGATGGCTCTTGAAGATGAGTTTGAAATAGAAATACCAGATGAAGAAGCAGAAAAGTTTACTTGCATAGGAGATATAGTAAAATATATCGAATCTAAATAA
- a CDS encoding acetate/propionate family kinase, producing MNILVINCGSSSLKYQLINMEDESVMAIGLAERIGIEGSVVKHQTTGKDKVTIEQPMNDHKDALKIVLDSIVNEEYGAIKDMKEISAVGHRVVHGGEKFTTSVVITPEVKKGIEDCVELAPLHNPANLIGINACQEILPGVPMVGVFDTAFHQTMPKSSYLYGLPYELYEKYGVRRYGFHGTSHKYVSKRAADILGKNVEDLKIITCHLGNGASIAAVDGGVCKDTSMGFTPLEGLIMGTRCGDMDPAIVPFIMEKEGLDSNGLSTLMNKKSGVLGMTGISSDFRDIEGAASEGNEKAIVAIDAYCKRVKKYIGSYMAEMGGVDVVLFTAGIGENSISMREQICEGLEGLGMKIDKEKNNVRGKDTVISTEDSQVKLLIVPTNEELMIARDTLELVK from the coding sequence ATGAACATATTAGTTATTAACTGTGGTAGTTCTTCTTTAAAGTATCAATTAATAAACATGGAAGATGAAAGTGTTATGGCTATAGGATTAGCTGAGAGAATAGGAATTGAAGGTTCTGTAGTTAAGCATCAAACTACAGGTAAAGATAAAGTAACTATTGAGCAACCAATGAATGATCACAAAGATGCTTTAAAAATAGTACTTGACTCTATAGTAAATGAAGAGTACGGTGCAATCAAAGATATGAAAGAAATATCTGCTGTTGGACACAGAGTTGTTCATGGAGGAGAGAAGTTTACAACTTCTGTTGTAATAACTCCAGAAGTTAAAAAAGGAATAGAAGATTGTGTTGAACTTGCACCTCTTCATAACCCAGCTAACTTAATAGGAATAAATGCTTGTCAAGAAATACTACCAGGAGTACCAATGGTTGGAGTATTTGATACAGCTTTCCACCAAACTATGCCAAAATCATCTTATCTTTATGGATTACCATACGAGTTATATGAGAAGTATGGAGTTAGAAGATACGGATTCCATGGAACATCTCATAAGTATGTATCTAAAAGAGCAGCTGACATACTTGGTAAAAATGTAGAAGACTTAAAGATAATCACTTGTCACTTAGGAAATGGAGCTAGTATTGCTGCTGTTGACGGTGGAGTATGTAAAGACACTTCTATGGGATTCACTCCTCTTGAAGGATTAATAATGGGAACAAGATGTGGAGATATGGACCCTGCTATAGTACCATTTATAATGGAAAAAGAAGGATTAGATTCTAATGGTTTAAGTACATTAATGAATAAAAAATCAGGTGTTCTTGGAATGACAGGAATATCTAGTGATTTTAGAGATATAGAAGGTGCAGCAAGTGAAGGAAATGAAAAGGCTATAGTAGCAATAGATGCTTATTGTAAGAGAGTTAAGAAATATATAGGTTCATACATGGCTGAAATGGGTGGAGTAGATGTAGTTCTATTCACTGCAGGTATAGGAGAAAACTCTATATCTATGAGAGAGCAAATCTGTGAAGGTCTTGAAGGATTAGGAATGAAGATAGATAAAGAAAAGAATAATGTTAGAGGAAAAGATACAGTTATAAGTACAGAAGATTCTCAAGTTAAGCTTTTAATAGTTCCTACTAATGAAGAGTTAATGATAGCAAGAGATACTCTTGAATTAGTTAAATAA
- a CDS encoding beta-ketoacyl-ACP synthase III: MNKLKRAGILATGSYVPDKIITNFDLEKMVDTTDEWISSRTGIKKRRVVEDDIATSDIATLAAKKAMESSGIKAEEIDLIIVATVTPDMSFPSTACMVQKNIGATNAAAFDLEAGCSGFVYGLSVGKNFIETGMYKKVLVIGAETLSKIMDWTDRNTCVLFGDGAGAAILGEVNENEGILSTYLGANGASGECLKIPAGGSRMPASSQSVNDRLHYIKMEGSEVFKFAVRVMGDSAKKSIEIAGLNEDDIDYLVPHQANMRIIQASAKRLKMPMEKIYINLHEYGNMSAASIPVALDEAYRKGNIKKGDNIVLVGFGAGLTWASSVIKWSI; this comes from the coding sequence TTGAATAAATTAAAAAGAGCAGGAATACTAGCTACAGGAAGTTACGTTCCAGATAAAATTATTACTAATTTTGATTTAGAAAAAATGGTAGATACGACTGATGAATGGATATCTTCAAGAACTGGTATAAAAAAGAGAAGAGTAGTTGAAGATGACATCGCTACTTCAGATATAGCCACTCTTGCTGCTAAAAAAGCTATGGAAAGTTCTGGAATAAAAGCAGAAGAGATAGATCTTATAATAGTTGCTACTGTTACTCCTGATATGTCATTTCCATCTACAGCATGTATGGTTCAAAAGAATATAGGAGCTACTAATGCAGCAGCATTTGACTTAGAAGCTGGTTGTTCTGGATTTGTATATGGATTAAGTGTAGGAAAAAACTTTATAGAAACTGGTATGTACAAAAAAGTGCTTGTAATAGGTGCTGAAACTCTATCTAAGATTATGGACTGGACAGATAGAAACACTTGTGTACTATTTGGAGATGGAGCAGGTGCAGCTATCTTAGGTGAAGTGAATGAAAATGAGGGTATTTTATCTACGTATCTAGGAGCTAATGGAGCAAGTGGAGAGTGCCTTAAAATACCTGCAGGAGGATCTAGAATGCCTGCAAGTAGTCAAAGTGTGAATGACAGACTTCATTACATAAAAATGGAAGGTTCTGAAGTATTTAAATTTGCAGTTAGAGTTATGGGGGATTCTGCTAAAAAGAGTATAGAAATAGCTGGATTAAATGAAGATGACATAGATTATTTAGTACCACATCAAGCTAATATGAGAATAATACAAGCATCTGCAAAGAGACTGAAAATGCCTATGGAAAAAATATATATTAATTTACATGAATATGGCAATATGTCTGCAGCATCTATACCTGTAGCTCTTGACGAAGCATATAGAAAAGGAAATATAAAAAAAGGTGACAATATAGTTTTAGTAGGATTTGGAGCAGGACTTACGTGGGCTTCGAGTGTTATTAAATGGAGTATCTAG
- the fabK gene encoding enoyl-[acyl-carrier-protein] reductase FabK: MNRVCELLGIKYPIIQGGMAWIATAELAAAVSNAGGLGLIGAGNAPADVIRNEIKKARELTDKPFGVNVMLLSPFVDEVMEVVYEEKIPVITTGAGNPAKYMEKLKSIGTKIIPVVPSVALAKRMERCGADALVVEGTEAGGHIGELTTMVLIPQVVDEVSIPVIGAGGIADGRGVVAAFSLGASAVQVGTKFVCSEECIVHENYKKAIINAKDRDALVAGRSTGHPVRALKNKLMKELIKIEKEGADSSFIDEKGVGALKKSVIDGDVDNGSVMAGQSAGMVKDIKSCKDIIEDMMNEANDIISNLRF, translated from the coding sequence ATGAACAGAGTATGTGAACTTTTAGGAATAAAATACCCTATAATTCAAGGAGGAATGGCGTGGATAGCAACTGCTGAACTTGCTGCAGCTGTATCTAATGCAGGGGGACTTGGACTTATCGGAGCAGGAAATGCTCCAGCTGATGTTATAAGAAATGAAATCAAAAAAGCTAGAGAACTTACTGATAAGCCATTTGGGGTTAATGTAATGTTATTATCTCCATTTGTAGACGAAGTTATGGAAGTTGTATATGAAGAAAAAATACCTGTCATAACTACTGGAGCAGGAAATCCTGCTAAGTATATGGAAAAATTGAAATCAATAGGAACAAAAATTATTCCTGTTGTCCCATCAGTTGCTCTTGCTAAAAGGATGGAAAGATGTGGAGCAGATGCTCTTGTTGTAGAAGGAACTGAAGCGGGAGGACATATAGGAGAACTTACAACTATGGTATTAATACCTCAAGTTGTAGATGAAGTTAGTATACCTGTTATTGGAGCTGGTGGAATTGCTGATGGAAGAGGGGTTGTAGCTGCATTTTCATTAGGAGCTAGTGCTGTTCAAGTCGGAACTAAGTTCGTATGTAGTGAAGAGTGTATAGTACATGAAAACTATAAAAAGGCTATTATAAATGCAAAAGATAGAGATGCATTAGTTGCAGGTAGAAGTACAGGGCATCCTGTTAGAGCTTTAAAAAATAAGCTTATGAAAGAACTTATAAAAATAGAAAAAGAAGGAGCTGATTCTTCTTTTATAGATGAAAAAGGCGTAGGAGCACTTAAAAAATCTGTTATAGATGGAGATGTAGATAATGGATCTGTAATGGCAGGACAAAGTGCTGGTATGGTTAAAGATATAAAATCTTGTAAAGATATTATAGAAGATATGATGAATGAAGCTAATGATATAATATCTAACTTGAGATTTTAG